Below is a window of Defluviimonas sp. SAOS-178_SWC DNA.
AATCGGTCGAACTGATGAAGAACCGCCAGCTTGACGCGACGCTGCAATCGGCCGGCCTCGGCGTCGCCTCGATCAAGGACCTCGCCACCTCGATCGACATCAACATGGTGGCCGTCCCGCCCGAGGTCGTCGAGAAGCTCGGCGCACCCTACATCGCCGCGACCATCCCCGCCGGCACCTACCAGGGCCAGGACGCGGACGTGCCGACCGTGGCCGTCGTCAACTTCCTCGTCACGCATGAGGATGTCTCGGATGAGACCGCCTACCAGATGACGAAGCTTCTCTTCGAACATCTCGGAGAGCTTGAGGCCGCCCACAAGGCCGCCGCGCAGATCAAGCTCGAAAATGCCCTCAACGGCATGCCGATCCCGCTGCATCCGGGCGCCGAACGCTTCTACAAGGAAGCCGGCCTGATGTAAGCTCGACGGACCGGGCGGCCCCGCGCCGCCCGGTCCGCACGGTTTTCAAGGGGAGGGGAAAGCCGCATGTCTCAGGACATTCATCACGACTTGCCAAAGGATGCGCCCGATCTGGGGCTGCACGATCCCCTGGCCGAGAGCTTTCCCGCGACTGCGGAGGGGCGCGCGCTCTTCTGGATCGCCGTCGCCTTTTCGGTCTTCCAGATTGCCACGGCGGCGCATCTCGTCGACCTTCCGAGCCAGATCGTCCGCGCCTTCCATGTCGGGTTCCTGACGCTTCTCGGTTTTCCTCTGCTTGCGGCGCTCCGGCGGAAGTCGCCACCGATGAAGGCGCTGGCCTGGACGATGGCGCTCGCCGGCGTTCTCGTCGCGCTCTACCAGTGGTGGGAATATACACCCCTCATCCTGCGCGCCGGCGATCCCCTGCCCCGCGACATCGTCTTCGGCATCCTCGCGATCTTCACCGTCTTCGCCGCCGCCTGGTCGCTGATGGGGCCGGCCCTGCCGATCATCGCGGGCGCGTTCCTGGCCTATTGTTTCTTCGGCGAGCATCTGCCGTCGCCGCTCAATCATCGCGGCTACGATTTTTCGCAGGTCATCGACCACATGGCCTATGGGACCGAAGGGATTTACGGCATCCCGACCTATGTCTCATCATCCTACATCTTCCTCTTCATCCTCTTCGGCTCGTTCCTCGAACGCGCGGGGATGATCAAGCTCTTCACCGATGTCTCGCTCGGCCTCGTCGGCCACAAGCAGGGCGGCGCGGCGAAGGTCGCCGTGGTTTCCTCGGGCCTCATGGGCACGATCTCGGGCTCGGGCGTCGCCAATGTCGTGACGACGGGTCAGTTCACCATCCCGCTGATGAAAAGATTCGGCTATCGCCCGGCCTTTGCGGGCGGGGTCGAATCCACCTCATCCATGGGCGGCCAACTCATGCCGCCGGTGATGGGTGCGGTCGCCTTCATCATGGCCGAGACATTGGGCGTCGAATACATCGAGGTCGTGCGCGCGGCGCTGATCCCGGCGATCCTCTACTTCGCCTCGGCCTTCTGGATGGTCCATCTTGAAGCCGGCCGCCACGGCCTTCGGGGCATGGCGAAGGCCGACCTGCCGTCGCCGGTCAAGGCGCTGAAGGAGAACTGGTACCTGATCCTGCCTCTGGCGGTGCTCGTCTACCTCCTCTTCTCCGGCTTCACGCCCCTCTTCGCCGGAACGATCGGCCTTGCCATGACGGTGATGCTCATCCTCGGCGGCTCTGTCGCGCTTGGTCTGCCCGAAGGCGTCATCCGCATCCTCTTCTGGATCGGCCTCGGCGCGGTCGCTGCCGCGTTCTTTGAATTCGGCATCCTGCCCGTCGCCGTCGCCATCGCCGCGCTCATCGGCTGGAACGCGATCTCGAAAGGCGGGCGCGAGACGCTGACGCTCTGCCGCGACAGCCTGGCCGAAGGGGCGAAGACCGCCTTGCCGGTCGGCATCGCCTGCGCGCTTGTCGGGATCATCATCGGCACGATGACCCTGACCGGGGCGGCCAACACGTTCGGCCAGTTCATCGTCCATGTCGGCGACAAGAGCCTTATCCTGTCGCTGATCCTGACGATGATCACCTGCATCGTACTCGGGATGGGAATCCCCACGATCCCGAACTACATCATCACCTCCTCGATCGCCGGCCCGGCGCTTCTGGCGCTTGGCGTGCCGCTGATCGTCAGCCACATGTTCGTCTTCTATTTCGGCATCCTCGCGGACCTGACCCCTCCGGTGGCGCTTGCCTGTTTCGCCGCCGCGCCCATCGCCAAGGAAAGCGGCCTGAGGATCTCGATGGAGGCGATCAAGGTCGCCGCCGCCGGCTTCGTCATTCCGTTCATGGCGGTCTACACGCCCGCGCTGATGCTTCAGGATGGCGGACCGCTGGCCGAAGCCTTGGGGTTCGCGCCGGCGGTCGCCTATATCGTCGCCAAGACCGTTCTCGCCATCGGTCTCTGGGGCTCGGCGGTCATCGGCTGGCTCGGCCGCCCGCTCGGCTGGCCGCTCAGGGCGCTCGCCGCGCTGGCCGCGATCACCCTCATCGCCGCCCTGCCGCTGTCGGATGAGGCGGGCTTCGCGCTGGCCGCCCTCTTCGCCGTTGCGATCTGGCGCGGCCGCACCGCCCGGCCGGCATGACGGGTCCCTGCCTCCTCGTCGGCGCCACGATGCTGACCCTGGCCTCGGGGAGTTTCGACCTGACCTGGCGGCATTCCGTCGAAAAGACCGAATGGCGCGAAAGCTGGCGCATCGAAGGCCGCACGCTGCGACTGACCGAAGCCGCGGTGAAGGGGTCAGGCGCCGGGATGGATCCCGGGCCGGGCGCGCGGCTGGAAGACGGCTGGTGGATCTGGACACCCGATCTTCCCCCGGTTCCCGACCTGACCCTCGCCGCCTCGGGCGCAACCGGCGGCGGCTGGCGGCTTTGCGACGCCGACACCTGCCATGAGATCGGCGAACGCCCCGGCACGGCCATCCGCCTTGCGCCCTGCCCGGACTAGGCGATGCGACAGGACCGTGACCTTAACCCCGCGCTCGTCTACGCTTTGGTCCGAATCCTCGGGGTGCAAAGGCGAATTCGGCAGTGGCAAAGGCAGGACCGGGACAGTCGAGGACGATGGCGATGCGCCGCATCCTCCTGACCTTCCTTGCCGTCGCCCTAATCGCGGCCGGCCTTGCCTACGCGCTCAGCTACCGGGCCGGGCTCAGGGCGCTCGATGCCGAACTCGACCAATCCCTGATCCTCACCCGCCGCGCCATCGAGAGCGAGATCGAGCGCTTCCGCTACCTGCCCGACGTCGCCGCCGAGGATGTCCGGATCGGCGTCGCGCTCCGCGACCGGACCGAAACCGCGACCGCCGCCGCCAACCGCTACCTCGAAACCGTGACCGCGCGGTCGGGGGCTGCCGACCTCTACCTGCTCGACGCGTCGGGCACCGCGATTGCCGCGTCGAACTGGAACACCGCGCAAAGCTTCGTTGGCAGCAATTATGCCTTCCGCCCTTATTTCACCGATGCGCTCGCGACAGGAAAGGGTCGGTTCTACGCCATCGGCGTCACCACCGGGAAGCCGGGCTATTTCCTCTCCACCCGCATCGGCGGCGTCGACACGCCGGGTGTGATCGTGGTGAAGATCGACCTCAAGCCGCTCGAGGAAACCTGGAAAGCCGCCGGCGTCCCGACGGCCATCGCCGACCGCGACGGGGTGGTGTTCCTGTCCGGCATCGCGGACTGGCTTTACCGCCCCCTGACGCCCCTCTCACCCGAGGCGCTGGCGGAACTCGCCGCCCGCCGCACCTATGACGGCATCGCCCTCGCTTCGGCGCCGCCGCTTCTGCCGGCAGGAGCGGCAACGACGGCGCTGGCATTGCGCGGACCCGATGGCGGCCGGTTGCACGGACGCGTCGCCGCGATCGAGGCGGATGGCTGGCGCGTCATTTCCGCCGCCCCCCTTGCCCGCATCATCGCCGCCTCCGCGCTCTGGGCGGCGGGCGCTGCGCTCGTCGCCACTGCCGCGACGGGCCTTGCCATGATCTACAACCAGCGGCGGCAGCTTACCCAGCTTCGCCTGCGTCAGGGCGCCCTTTTGGAAACGCGCGTCGCAGAACGCACGCGCGAACTCGCACACGAGATCGAGGCGCGCAGGAAGACCGAGGCCGATCTGCGCGCGGCGCAGGAAACCCTTGTCCATACCGAGAAGATGGCCGCCCTCGGCCGGATGTCCGCCGCCATCGTGCACGAAATGAGCCAACCGCTGGCCGCGATGGAGGCGACGCTCGCGGCCGCCGAACTCTCCGCCGACGCGGAGAAGACGACGACCCGCATCGGCACCGCGCGCAACCTCATCCGCCGGATGCAGCGCACCACGAAGCACCTCAAAAGCTTCAGCCGCAAGGAGCAGAACACCCGGCAGATCACCGACCTCAACAAGGTCGCCGAAAACGCGCTCGACCTCGTCGCGCCGCGCGCGAAAGCGGCCGGCGTGGCGCCAGGGTTCCGGCCGTCCGACACGGCGCCACTGGTGATGGCCGGGCCCGTCCGTCTCGAACAGGTCTGCCTCAACCTCCTTCTCAACGCCCTCGACGCGGTCGAGGGGCGCGAGGGTGCCGCCGTCACCCTCGCGACCGGCGTCAGGGAGGGCACGGCCTTCCTCGCCGTCACCGATACCGGCGCGGGCATCGCTCCCGAGGACATGGCGCGCGTGAC
It encodes the following:
- a CDS encoding sensor histidine kinase, coding for MRRILLTFLAVALIAAGLAYALSYRAGLRALDAELDQSLILTRRAIESEIERFRYLPDVAAEDVRIGVALRDRTETATAAANRYLETVTARSGAADLYLLDASGTAIAASNWNTAQSFVGSNYAFRPYFTDALATGKGRFYAIGVTTGKPGYFLSTRIGGVDTPGVIVVKIDLKPLEETWKAAGVPTAIADRDGVVFLSGIADWLYRPLTPLSPEALAELAARRTYDGIALASAPPLLPAGAATTALALRGPDGGRLHGRVAAIEADGWRVISAAPLARIIAASALWAAGAALVATAATGLAMIYNQRRQLTQLRLRQGALLETRVAERTRELAHEIEARRKTEADLRAAQETLVHTEKMAALGRMSAAIVHEMSQPLAAMEATLAAAELSADAEKTTTRIGTARNLIRRMQRTTKHLKSFSRKEQNTRQITDLNKVAENALDLVAPRAKAAGVAPGFRPSDTAPLVMAGPVRLEQVCLNLLLNALDAVEGREGAAVTLATGVREGTAFLAVTDTGAGIAPEDMARVTEPFFSTKIGGEGLGLGLSISQAIVTEFGGRIDIASAPGAGTTVTVELPAVAALGEAAE
- a CDS encoding TRAP transporter permease, with amino-acid sequence MSQDIHHDLPKDAPDLGLHDPLAESFPATAEGRALFWIAVAFSVFQIATAAHLVDLPSQIVRAFHVGFLTLLGFPLLAALRRKSPPMKALAWTMALAGVLVALYQWWEYTPLILRAGDPLPRDIVFGILAIFTVFAAAWSLMGPALPIIAGAFLAYCFFGEHLPSPLNHRGYDFSQVIDHMAYGTEGIYGIPTYVSSSYIFLFILFGSFLERAGMIKLFTDVSLGLVGHKQGGAAKVAVVSSGLMGTISGSGVANVVTTGQFTIPLMKRFGYRPAFAGGVESTSSMGGQLMPPVMGAVAFIMAETLGVEYIEVVRAALIPAILYFASAFWMVHLEAGRHGLRGMAKADLPSPVKALKENWYLILPLAVLVYLLFSGFTPLFAGTIGLAMTVMLILGGSVALGLPEGVIRILFWIGLGAVAAAFFEFGILPVAVAIAALIGWNAISKGGRETLTLCRDSLAEGAKTALPVGIACALVGIIIGTMTLTGAANTFGQFIVHVGDKSLILSLILTMITCIVLGMGIPTIPNYIITSSIAGPALLALGVPLIVSHMFVFYFGILADLTPPVALACFAAAPIAKESGLRISMEAIKVAAAGFVIPFMAVYTPALMLQDGGPLAEALGFAPAVAYIVAKTVLAIGLWGSAVIGWLGRPLGWPLRALAALAAITLIAALPLSDEAGFALAALFAVAIWRGRTARPA
- a CDS encoding DUF1850 domain-containing protein codes for the protein MTGPCLLVGATMLTLASGSFDLTWRHSVEKTEWRESWRIEGRTLRLTEAAVKGSGAGMDPGPGARLEDGWWIWTPDLPPVPDLTLAASGATGGGWRLCDADTCHEIGERPGTAIRLAPCPD